Below is a window of Dissulfuribacter thermophilus DNA.
CAAGGCCTCCCCAAAAGGGAGGCTTTTTTTTGGTAAGAAGTAGGTAGAGTACAGAAAAACGGGTGCTCTGTAACCGTTTAGTAATGATTTTTTTTTAGGGTGTATTTTAGCGGGGTGCAAACATGAAGCATCTTCTTGGAATAAGGCAGCTTGAAAGAGAAGAAATAGAGGCAATTCTCAGGCAGGCAGAGGCCTTTAAAGAGGTACTCGAACGGCCAATAAAAAAGGTGCCAACCCTCAGAGGAAAGACAGTAGTTAACCTATTTTTTGAACCAAGCACCAGGACGAAACTATCCTTTGAAATGGCTGCAAAGAGGTTGAGTGCAGATACTGTATCTATTTCTAAGTCCATGAGCAGTATTGAAAAAGGGGAAGATCTAATAGATACAGTAAAAAATATCAAGGCAATGAAGACCGATTGTTTTGTGATAAGGCATCCTGCTACTGGTGCAGCACATATGATAGCTCGGTATACAGGTTGCCCGGTAATCAACGCAGGTGATGGCATCAATGAACATCCTACTCAGGCCCTTCTCGACTGTTTTACCATAAAAGAACACTTTGGAGGCTTTAAAGGGCTAAGGATTGCCATTCTTGGGGATATTTTTCACAGCAGGGTTGCCCATTCAGACATCATGGCCCTCAAAAAACTTGGAGCTGAATGTGTTGTTGCAGGACCTGGCACCATGTTGCCCCCGCATATTGAGGTACTGGGAGCAAAAGTTGAATATAGTGTAAAAAAGGCTGTTAAAGGTGCTGATTGCATAATCTGCCTCAGGATTCAGAGGGAGCGCCAGGGGGGAATTCCACTTTTTCCATCTGTCCGAGAATACGCCAACTTCTTTGGCCTTTATCCAGAAGTCCTAGAATTTGCAAAAGAGCAAGCTGTGATCATGCATCCAGGACCAATCAATAGAGGAGTTGAACTTGATCCTCAGCTCGCTGATAGTTCGAGATCTCTCATATTAGACCAGGTGACAGCAGGGGTAGCAGTTAGAATGGCAGTACTTATGATGCTACTGTCGGCAAGAGAAACACTATAGAAGTTTTGAGTGTTGAGTTTTGAATTGAGGGAATAAAAGCAATTTTATAAGTTTTGAGTTTTGACTACGCAATGGAGAACCAAGAAAGATGCTTACAGTCTTTTTGACCAATTGTAGGATAATTGATCCGTATAACCATAAAGATGAAATTGGTTCGATATACATCAAGGATGGAAAGATTGAGGGCGTTGGTCCTGATGTGCCTGAGCCTGAACAATGTCCCAAGCTCGATCTAAAGGGCAAATGGGTTTCCCCAGGACTTATTGATATCCATTGCCATCTTAGAGAGCCTGGAGAGGAATACAAGGAGACCATTGATACAGGCACAATGAGTGCAGTGGCAGGTGGATTTACCACTATATGCCCTATGCCCAATACAAAGCCTCCAAATGATTGCGCAGCTATAACGCGTTTTATTTTGGATAGGGCAAGAGCAGTTGACAGGGCCAGAGTTCTTCCCATAGCAGCCATAACAAAGGGACAGAAAGGAGAGGAAATCACAGAGTTCGGAGACCTTATTTCCAATGGAGCAGTGGCTTTTTCAGATGATGGTGTCCCAGTTAAGAGGGCCAACGTAATGCGCCTAGCCCTTGAGTATTCTCTCAACTTCGATTGTGTCATCATATCGCATTCAGAGGAACTAGAACTTGCTGGCAACGGGGTTATCAATGAAGGGAAGATGTCAATCCTCCTGGGGTTGAGAGGAATACCAAATGCAGCTGAGGATATTTTCGTCTATAGAGATATCCGTCTTGCAGAGACCACCAATGGCAGGCTCCACATAGCTCATGTTAGCACAAAAGAGGCTGTAAAGATCATAAGGGAGGCCAAGGAACGCGGGGTAAAGGTGACATGCGAGACAGCACCCCATTATTTTTCT
It encodes the following:
- a CDS encoding dihydroorotase, producing MLTVFLTNCRIIDPYNHKDEIGSIYIKDGKIEGVGPDVPEPEQCPKLDLKGKWVSPGLIDIHCHLREPGEEYKETIDTGTMSAVAGGFTTICPMPNTKPPNDCAAITRFILDRARAVDRARVLPIAAITKGQKGEEITEFGDLISNGAVAFSDDGVPVKRANVMRLALEYSLNFDCVIISHSEELELAGNGVINEGKMSILLGLRGIPNAAEDIFVYRDIRLAETTNGRLHIAHVSTKEAVKIIREAKERGVKVTCETAPHYFSLTEDAVDGYNTLAKMNPPLRTEEDRLAIIEGLKDGTIDCIATDHAPHSILEKECEFERAANGIIGLETALPLGIELVRNGQLSPLKLISLFTKGPSMVLNLDFKGFKVGEIADLVIIDPEREFTVTPESLYSRSHNTPFLGRQLKGRAIATVYHGKCSFDLDGMLSSCERRS
- a CDS encoding aspartate carbamoyltransferase catalytic subunit; the encoded protein is MKHLLGIRQLEREEIEAILRQAEAFKEVLERPIKKVPTLRGKTVVNLFFEPSTRTKLSFEMAAKRLSADTVSISKSMSSIEKGEDLIDTVKNIKAMKTDCFVIRHPATGAAHMIARYTGCPVINAGDGINEHPTQALLDCFTIKEHFGGFKGLRIAILGDIFHSRVAHSDIMALKKLGAECVVAGPGTMLPPHIEVLGAKVEYSVKKAVKGADCIICLRIQRERQGGIPLFPSVREYANFFGLYPEVLEFAKEQAVIMHPGPINRGVELDPQLADSSRSLILDQVTAGVAVRMAVLMMLLSARETL